One Dunckerocampus dactyliophorus isolate RoL2022-P2 chromosome 18, RoL_Ddac_1.1, whole genome shotgun sequence genomic region harbors:
- the tcap gene encoding telethonin, with the protein MPVCTMIEKCNGVVAGAELSCSVREENKAQRESYCADWRSISLKTQPEERKTMDMKDASRKETLSRQWKASPLTQSCPSGVLRVGTVERGVREHQLLPKRNTLPLPIFTPAELGVRLGRGGPHAPEDLQPFATTDGMCLSKRSVDEITRDLPPVKPTLMEFTKAPKALGRSMSQEAQRG; encoded by the exons ATGCCGGTGTGTACCATGATCGAGAAATGCAACGGCGTGGTGGCGGGAGCTGAGCTGTCCTGCAGCGTCCGGGAGGAGAACAAGGCTCAGAGGGAGAGCTACTGTGCTGACTGGAGGAGCATCAGCCTCAAGACTCAACCTGAGGAAAG GAAGACAATGGACATGAAGGACGCGTCCCGTAAGGAGACGCTCTCCCGCCAGTGGAAGGCCTCCCCTCTCACCCAGTCCTGCCCCTCCGGTGTCCTGCGGGTGGGCACCGTGGAGCGAGGGGTGAGGGAGCACCAGCTGCTTCCAAAGAGAAACACCCTCCCCTTGCCGATCTTCACCCCGGCCGAGCTTGGGGTCCGCCTGGGGCGCGGCGGCCCGCACGCCCCCGAGGACCTGCAGCCTTTCGCGACCACGGATGGTATGTGTCTCAGCAAGAGGAGCGTGGACGAGATCACTCGAGACCTGCCGCCCGTCAAACCCACCCTCATGGAGTTCACCAAGGCACCCAAAGCTCTGGGGCGCTCCATGTCACAGGAGGCCCAGAGAGGGTGA
- the stard3 gene encoding stAR-related lipid transfer protein 3 isoform X2 codes for MPGAEYGELGGSLPAIASLNASYSTTLSLPSPYMLLPPAERKAISDVRRTFCLFVTFDLLFISLLWIIELNISSTIWDSLEKEVIRYHFRSSFFDIFLLALFRFLCLQVGYAVFRLKHWWVIAVTTLVTSVFLVVKVIISNLLSQNAFGYVLPITSFVVAWLETWFLDFKVLTQEADDDRAYLAAVNAACERAPMMYPRALSDGQFYSPPESVAGSEEDLDEEGLGRRAVTAQEKEYVGQGREALTIVEQILAQEDNWKFEKNNDAGDSVYTLEIPFHGKTFILKALMQCSAELVYQEVILQPEKMVMWNRTVSVCQILQRVDDNTLVTYDVSAGAAGGVVSARDFVNVRRVERKRDCYLSAGMATDHDAKPPGGRYVRGENGPGGFVVLKSSSNPSVCTFIWILNTDLKGRLPRYLIHQSLAATMFEFMSHLRQRIADLRPTVRCKHQR; via the exons ATGCCGGGCGCAGAGTACGGGGAGCTCGGGGGCAGCCTCCCAGCCATCGCCTCTCTCAACGCCTCCTACTCCACAACGCTGTCCCTCCCGTCCCCGTACATGCTGCTGCCGCCCGCTGAGCGCAAGGCCATCTCGGACGTGCGCCGCACCTTCTGCCTCtttgtgacctttgacctgctCTTCATCTCCCTCCTGTGGATCATTGAGCTCAAT ATATCCAGCACCATCTGGGACAGCCTAGAAAAGGAGGTCATCCGCTACCACTTTAGGTCGTCCTTCTTCGACATCTTT CTGCTGGCTCTGTTCCGGTTCCTGTGCCTGCAGGTGGGCTATGCCGTCTTTCGCCTGAAGCACTGGTGGGTCATCGCG GTCACCACCCTCGTGACCAGCGTCTTCCTCGTGGTGAAGGTCATTATTTCTAAC CTGCTGTCCCAGAATGCATTTGGCTACGTGCTGCCCATCACCTCGTTTGTGGTGGCTTGGCTGGAGACCTGGTTTCTGGACTTCAAGGTGCTCACCCAGGAGGCAGATGATGATAGAG CCTACCTGGCAGCCGTGAACGCAGCCTGCGAGCGCGCCCCAATGATGTACCCTCGCGCCTTGTCGGACGGACAGTTCTACTCGCCGCCCGAATCGGTTGCAG GCTCCGAGGAAGATCTCGACGAGGAGGGCCTCGGCCGGCGTGCGGTCACCGCTCAG GAGAAGGAGTATGTGGGACAAGGACGCGAGGCTCTTACCATCGTCGAGCAGATCCTCGCTCAGGAGGACAACTGGAAGTTTGAAAAGAACAAC GATGCGGGCGACTCTGTCTACACGCTGGAGATTCCATTCCACGGCAAGACGTTCATCCTCAAG GCCCTAATGCAGTGTTCCGCTGAGCTGGTGTACCAGGAAGTCATCCTGCAGCCTGAGAAGATGGTCATGTGGAACAGAACTGTGTCAGTCTGCCAG ATCTTGCAGCGGGTGGACGATAACACGCTGGTGACTTATGACGTCTCGGCCGGGGCGGCCGGAGGAGTCGTGTCCGCCCG AGACTTTGTCAACGTCAGACGGGTGGAGCGTAAACGCGACTGCTACCTGTCTGCTGGCATGGCGACCGACCACGACGCCAAGCCTCCCGGCGGCCGCTACGTCAG GGGGGAGAATGGGCCTGGGGGATTTGTGGTCCTCAAATCCAGCAGCAACCCGTCCGTGTGCACCTTCATCTGGATCCTCAACACTGACTTGAAG GGTCGACTACCCCGCTACCTCATCCACCAGAGTCTCGCCGCCACCATGTTCGAGTTCATGTCACACCTCCGCCAACGCATCGCTGACCTGCGTCCCACCGTGCGCTGCAAGCACCAGCGCTAA
- the LOC129170924 gene encoding protein phosphatase 1 regulatory subunit 1B-like isoform X1, whose product MEPSVSTEVEPKERRKIQFAVPASAPTNLDPRQVEMIRRRRPTPATLFRVADQSSPEDDQSSHQVKWVVGENGVLKPKRVNPNVYQPPSLKAVQKMAEAHMQNLCVHPPLEDPCEGEEDDDLWQGEEGEHQPPTKAADHQEVATTDRSEATPGGAKETDKLIHESQAEEGQEEEAGGEAEGKFKGTTEKKN is encoded by the exons ATGGAGCCCTCCGTGTCGACCGAGGTGGAGCCCAAAGAGAGGAGGAAGATCCAGTTTGCCGTTCCGGCCTCGGCACCCACCAACCTGGACCCCCGGCAAGTGGAGATG ATCCGGCGCAGGAGGCCGACGCCCGCCACACTCTTCAGAGTAGCTGATCAGTCGTCACCTGAGGATGACCAGTCCAGCCATCAGGTAAAG TGGGTTGTCGGGGAGAACGGAGTCCTGAAACCAAAGCGTGTCAATCCAAATGTATACCAGCCCCCGTCACTCAAAG ctgtgCAGAAGATGGCCGAGGCGCACATGCAGAACCTCTGTGTCCACCCTCCTCTGGAGGACCCTTGTGAGGGCGAGGAGGATGACGACCTTTGGCAGGGGGAGGAGGGCGAGCACCAACCTCCCACCAAAGCGGCTG ACCACCAGGAGGTGGCAACCACTGACCGATCAGAagccactcctggtggtgcaaAGGAGACGGACAAGCTCATCCACGAATCACAGGCGGAGGAGGGACAAGAGGAGGAAGCGGGAGGGGAAGCGGAGGGTAAATTCAAGGGGACCACAGAGAAGAAGAACTGA
- the mreg gene encoding melanoregulin isoform X1, which yields MGSAFSKFCMRCCCYCCIDSDSDNDDEKQPLMPPDPLDYFSREVQKRRDEETNLWSEPGDRSHSERDDDRALYSLLQARNKTRMGSSGYRRLSVDIEAMRDTRREVRDKWKTVLENLGFMAEADSLLTVSAGASLDRMRNAAAARNLLQTLHSETSIFNSRESPPERYLFILDRLLYLDIADDFLAKAKRFYPPRDTSDDDTPGGAINLPLLLARVEAMNGAADDDEGDSGDEDERQRGRP from the exons ATGGGCTCGGCCTTCTCCAAGTTCTGCATGCggtgctgctgctactgctgcatTGACAGCGACAGCGACAACGATGACGAGAAGCAGCCCTTGATGCC CCCAGATCCGCTGGACTATTTCAGCCGGGAGGTCCAGAAACGTCGCGACGAGGAAACCAACCTGTGGAGCGAGCCGGGGGACCGCAGCCACTCGGAGAGGGATGACGACCGGGCGCTCTACTCGCTGCTGCAGGCCCGCAACAAGACGCGCATGGGATCCTCG GGTTATCGTCGCCTGAGCGTGGACATTGAGGCCATGCGAGACACTCGCAGGGAAGTCCGGGACAAGTGGAAGACCGTCCTGGAGAACCTCG GCTTCATGGCGGAGGCCGACTCTCTGCTGACTGTGTCCGCCGGCGCCTCGCTGGACCGCATGCGCAACGCGGCGGCGGCGCGCAATCTGCTGCAGACGCTCCACTCCGAGACATCCATCTTCAATAGCAGGGAATCTCCACCGGAGAGATACCTCTTCATCCTG GATCGCCTGCTGTATCTCGACATCGCAGACGACTTCCTGGCGAAGGCCAAGCGCTTCTACCCACCGCGGGACACGTCAGACGACGACACGCCGGGCGGCGCCATTAACCTGCCACTGCTGCTGGCCCGCGTGGAGGCCATGAACGGGGCGGCGGACGACGACGAGGGCGACAGCGGCGACGAAGATGAAAGGCAGAGAGGCCGACCGTGA
- the mreg gene encoding melanoregulin isoform X2 encodes MGSAFSKFCMRCCCYCCIDSDSDNDDEKQPLMPPDPLDYFSREVQKRRDEETNLWSEPGDRSHSERDDDRALYSLLQARNKTRMGSSGYRRLSVDIEAMRDTRREVRDKWKTVLENLGFMAEADSLLTVSAGASLDRMRNAAAARNLLQTLHSETSIFNSRESPPERYLFILVRSTRVRLAASASEISTFSEPDCWGAKLTGSPAVSRHRRRLPGEGQALLPTAGHVRRRHAGRRH; translated from the exons ATGGGCTCGGCCTTCTCCAAGTTCTGCATGCggtgctgctgctactgctgcatTGACAGCGACAGCGACAACGATGACGAGAAGCAGCCCTTGATGCC CCCAGATCCGCTGGACTATTTCAGCCGGGAGGTCCAGAAACGTCGCGACGAGGAAACCAACCTGTGGAGCGAGCCGGGGGACCGCAGCCACTCGGAGAGGGATGACGACCGGGCGCTCTACTCGCTGCTGCAGGCCCGCAACAAGACGCGCATGGGATCCTCG GGTTATCGTCGCCTGAGCGTGGACATTGAGGCCATGCGAGACACTCGCAGGGAAGTCCGGGACAAGTGGAAGACCGTCCTGGAGAACCTCG GCTTCATGGCGGAGGCCGACTCTCTGCTGACTGTGTCCGCCGGCGCCTCGCTGGACCGCATGCGCAACGCGGCGGCGGCGCGCAATCTGCTGCAGACGCTCCACTCCGAGACATCCATCTTCAATAGCAGGGAATCTCCACCGGAGAGATACCTCTTCATCCTGGTGAGAAGCACACGCGTACGTCTGGCTGCTTCCGCGAGTGAAATAAGCACTTTTTCGGAACCCGACTGTTGGGGTGCCAAGCTCACAG GATCGCCTGCTGTATCTCGACATCGCAGACGACTTCCTGGCGAAGGCCAAGCGCTTCTACCCACCGCGGGACACGTCAGACGACGACACGCCGGGCGGCGCCATTAA
- the LOC129170924 gene encoding protein phosphatase 1 regulatory subunit 1B-like isoform X2, protein MEPSVSTEVEPKERRKIQFAVPASAPTNLDPRQVEMIRRRRPTPATLFRVADQSSPEDDQSSHQWVVGENGVLKPKRVNPNVYQPPSLKAVQKMAEAHMQNLCVHPPLEDPCEGEEDDDLWQGEEGEHQPPTKAADHQEVATTDRSEATPGGAKETDKLIHESQAEEGQEEEAGGEAEGKFKGTTEKKN, encoded by the exons ATGGAGCCCTCCGTGTCGACCGAGGTGGAGCCCAAAGAGAGGAGGAAGATCCAGTTTGCCGTTCCGGCCTCGGCACCCACCAACCTGGACCCCCGGCAAGTGGAGATG ATCCGGCGCAGGAGGCCGACGCCCGCCACACTCTTCAGAGTAGCTGATCAGTCGTCACCTGAGGATGACCAGTCCAGCCATCAG TGGGTTGTCGGGGAGAACGGAGTCCTGAAACCAAAGCGTGTCAATCCAAATGTATACCAGCCCCCGTCACTCAAAG ctgtgCAGAAGATGGCCGAGGCGCACATGCAGAACCTCTGTGTCCACCCTCCTCTGGAGGACCCTTGTGAGGGCGAGGAGGATGACGACCTTTGGCAGGGGGAGGAGGGCGAGCACCAACCTCCCACCAAAGCGGCTG ACCACCAGGAGGTGGCAACCACTGACCGATCAGAagccactcctggtggtgcaaAGGAGACGGACAAGCTCATCCACGAATCACAGGCGGAGGAGGGACAAGAGGAGGAAGCGGGAGGGGAAGCGGAGGGTAAATTCAAGGGGACCACAGAGAAGAAGAACTGA
- the stard3 gene encoding stAR-related lipid transfer protein 3 isoform X1, giving the protein MRIFLNTFYTLLFFSSAGMPGAEYGELGGSLPAIASLNASYSTTLSLPSPYMLLPPAERKAISDVRRTFCLFVTFDLLFISLLWIIELNISSTIWDSLEKEVIRYHFRSSFFDIFLLALFRFLCLQVGYAVFRLKHWWVIAVTTLVTSVFLVVKVIISNLLSQNAFGYVLPITSFVVAWLETWFLDFKVLTQEADDDRAYLAAVNAACERAPMMYPRALSDGQFYSPPESVAGSEEDLDEEGLGRRAVTAQEKEYVGQGREALTIVEQILAQEDNWKFEKNNDAGDSVYTLEIPFHGKTFILKALMQCSAELVYQEVILQPEKMVMWNRTVSVCQILQRVDDNTLVTYDVSAGAAGGVVSARDFVNVRRVERKRDCYLSAGMATDHDAKPPGGRYVRGENGPGGFVVLKSSSNPSVCTFIWILNTDLKGRLPRYLIHQSLAATMFEFMSHLRQRIADLRPTVRCKHQR; this is encoded by the exons atgagaatttttttaaatactttttataCCCTCCTCTTCTTTTC GTCTGCGGGAATGCCGGGCGCAGAGTACGGGGAGCTCGGGGGCAGCCTCCCAGCCATCGCCTCTCTCAACGCCTCCTACTCCACAACGCTGTCCCTCCCGTCCCCGTACATGCTGCTGCCGCCCGCTGAGCGCAAGGCCATCTCGGACGTGCGCCGCACCTTCTGCCTCtttgtgacctttgacctgctCTTCATCTCCCTCCTGTGGATCATTGAGCTCAAT ATATCCAGCACCATCTGGGACAGCCTAGAAAAGGAGGTCATCCGCTACCACTTTAGGTCGTCCTTCTTCGACATCTTT CTGCTGGCTCTGTTCCGGTTCCTGTGCCTGCAGGTGGGCTATGCCGTCTTTCGCCTGAAGCACTGGTGGGTCATCGCG GTCACCACCCTCGTGACCAGCGTCTTCCTCGTGGTGAAGGTCATTATTTCTAAC CTGCTGTCCCAGAATGCATTTGGCTACGTGCTGCCCATCACCTCGTTTGTGGTGGCTTGGCTGGAGACCTGGTTTCTGGACTTCAAGGTGCTCACCCAGGAGGCAGATGATGATAGAG CCTACCTGGCAGCCGTGAACGCAGCCTGCGAGCGCGCCCCAATGATGTACCCTCGCGCCTTGTCGGACGGACAGTTCTACTCGCCGCCCGAATCGGTTGCAG GCTCCGAGGAAGATCTCGACGAGGAGGGCCTCGGCCGGCGTGCGGTCACCGCTCAG GAGAAGGAGTATGTGGGACAAGGACGCGAGGCTCTTACCATCGTCGAGCAGATCCTCGCTCAGGAGGACAACTGGAAGTTTGAAAAGAACAAC GATGCGGGCGACTCTGTCTACACGCTGGAGATTCCATTCCACGGCAAGACGTTCATCCTCAAG GCCCTAATGCAGTGTTCCGCTGAGCTGGTGTACCAGGAAGTCATCCTGCAGCCTGAGAAGATGGTCATGTGGAACAGAACTGTGTCAGTCTGCCAG ATCTTGCAGCGGGTGGACGATAACACGCTGGTGACTTATGACGTCTCGGCCGGGGCGGCCGGAGGAGTCGTGTCCGCCCG AGACTTTGTCAACGTCAGACGGGTGGAGCGTAAACGCGACTGCTACCTGTCTGCTGGCATGGCGACCGACCACGACGCCAAGCCTCCCGGCGGCCGCTACGTCAG GGGGGAGAATGGGCCTGGGGGATTTGTGGTCCTCAAATCCAGCAGCAACCCGTCCGTGTGCACCTTCATCTGGATCCTCAACACTGACTTGAAG GGTCGACTACCCCGCTACCTCATCCACCAGAGTCTCGCCGCCACCATGTTCGAGTTCATGTCACACCTCCGCCAACGCATCGCTGACCTGCGTCCCACCGTGCGCTGCAAGCACCAGCGCTAA